The Salvelinus alpinus chromosome 14, SLU_Salpinus.1, whole genome shotgun sequence genomic sequence aaatgtttccttacctttgatgaacttcatcagaatgcagtcctaggaatcccaggtccacaataaatgcttgatttgttcgataatgtccgttatttatgtccaattcgCTACTTTGATTCGCGCcttcggtaaacaattccaaagtcagaaagcgcctccactataacgtgacgaaatgtccaaaagttccgtaacagtcagtagaaacatgtcaaacgatgtactgaatcaatctttagaatgttgttaacatacatcttgaataacgttccaaccggaaaattaaattgacttcagaagagcgatggaacggacgtcctactcatgtgaaggcgcatggtgaatgcgtgatcagcccgtggaagtgattactcattcctgtcgccttcggccccccttcacattagagtcatcagacaaagttctgttgactgttgacatctagtggaagccgtaggaagtgaaaactcatctatATCTCGCTGTCATTTCAATTGAGAGCATAGTTGAAAATCTGacacctcagaaacaattcaaacaggaagtggaacttctcaggtttttgcctgccatatgagttctgttatactcacagacataattcaaacagttttagaaacttcagagtgttttctaactGGGACTAAGGAGtaggccgtttaatatgggcacctctgtgcacctttcatccaagctactcaatactgcccctgcagcaatAAGAagttaactagcctacctggttaaataaaggtgaaatatatattttttaaagaccaagtccatattatggcaaggacagctcaaataagcaaagagaaacgacggtccatcattactttaagacatgaaggtcagtcaatatggaacatttcaagaactttgaaagtttcttcaagtgcagtcgcaaaaaccatcatgcgctatgatgaaactggctctcatgaggaccgccacaggaaagttagacccagagttacccctgctctagaggataagttcattacagagttcaagtaacagacacatctcaacatcaactgttcagcgcAGACTGCGTGAATCtggccttcattgtcgaattgctgcaaagaaacaccaaggacaccaataagaagaagagacatacttgggccaagaaacacaagcaatggatattagaccggtggaaatatgtcctttggtctggagtccaaatttgagatttttggttccaactgccgtggcTTTGTAAgacgcagtgtgggtgaacggatgatctccgcttgTGAATTTCCCACCGTAAACCTTGGAGAAGGAGGTGTTATGGTATGGAGgtgcatctggtttgcgcttagtgggactatcatttgtttttcaacacgacaatgacccaacacacctccaggctgtgtaaggctatttgaccaagaaggagagcaacggagtgctgcatcagatgatctggcttCCACAATCCCCCCGacttcaaccaaattgagatggtttgggatgactcggaccacagagtgaaggaaaagcagccaacaaatgctcagcatatgtgggaactccttcaagacttggaaaaacattccaggtgaagctggttgagagaaagctgtcagggcaaagggtggctatttgaagaatctcaaatataatatatattgattttgtttaatactttttggttactacatgattccaggtgttatttcatagttttgatgtcctcttctacaatgtagaaaatagtaaaaataaagaaacacccttgaatgagtaggtgtgtccaaattgtTGACTGGTATTGTACCTTTGTAAAATAACTCAAAGTTCGAGTGGTGCAGCTCTATTTCCAAATATCATTTTTTCCAAGAATATCCACGCTGTTCATGCGTTCAGCACATAACCACTCGCACGCTGTCCATGTGTTCAGCACATAACCACTCGCACGCTGTCCATGCGTTCAGCACATAAGCACTCGCACGCTGTCCATGcgttcagcacatgaccactcgcACGCTGTCCATGcgttcagcacatgaccactcgcACGCTGTCCATGcgttcagcacatgaccactcgcACGCTGTCCATGcgttcagcacatgaccactcgcACGCTGTCCATGcgttcagcacatgaccactcgcACGCTGTCCATGcgttcagcacatgaccactcgcACGCTGTCCATGCGTTCAGCATATGACCACTCGCACGCTGTCCATGcgttcagcacatgaccactcgcACGCTGTCCATGcgttcagcacatgaccactcgcACGCTGTCCATGcgttcagcacatgaccactcgcACGCTGTCCATGcgttcagcacatgaccactcgcACGCTGTCCATGcgttcagcacatgaccactcacATAGCAGCTTTGCTCAGGCTACTAAGCAAAGACTAGTAACATAATACACTTAAAATATgctatttagtttttttaaatacattttcttattttcacaatgtttctttagacctgccaaAATGAAGTTAGTGGATTCATTTGTGATGGATTTAACTCTTGAACTTGTGGTTTTTAGTTTGTACTTTTAGCCTAGAGTAACAAACTAGTTAAAATGCTATTAGGTTCTCTGAAGTAATTCTTTTTTAGTATACTATACTAAGACCtccataaacacaaccaaattcttcttcttctgatagcatatattaaatgtatttattagactGTTAGAATGTTGATGCACCATTGGCTGGAAGGGGGGGTCCATCGAGGCCAAGTGTATGCTAATGGGGGTTAGTCAGTAGAGAAGGGCTTGTGTAGGACAGCAGGTTTAAGGTCTTTTGGTGAAATGAAAGTCAGGCCATTATAATTCCAAGGATCACTGGACCAAACCGGGAGGCCTGGTCCCTAATCCAGAACTAAACTGTTCTTCCTtaatgaagagagagatggagaaattaGGAGAGAGAGCTGTCTCTAATCCACATGGGTCACAGCTTCTCAGGCCAAaataagagaaagaggggagggggtgaggagagagagagagagagggtggaaggagGAGAGTGGCAGGGGAGTAGCACGTCCTGTCTGTCAGGTGACCTTTGACACGAATAAACACTCGAGTGTCACTAGTGGACCCTGTAGTCCTACACCAACTCACTCGGCTAACTgtttgcctgcctgtctgtcaggtGACCTTTGACACCAGTAAGCACCTGAGTGACGTGGCTCTGAAGAGACGGCAGCAGGAACGACTGAGAATACTGGagttggagagacagagggaggagctGAAACgcaaggagaaggaggaagaggagagacagaaggaggaggagaggtatgcagagaaaagagatgaggtcATATGCCTGGTCTGAAAACATTGTCCCCTGTCTTTGCCTCTTTAGTGGTCTGTAGTTCTGAGGCGACCAGATAGGTGTAAGGAACATTGTGATTGCTCCACCTCGTCTTCCAATGAGTGTAAGCGTCCACTTTATTGCTGTCACCCATCCAGTCCTTCAGATCTGCAAACCAAAGGTGGTAGGAACTAAGCTACTAGGGCCCATATTGATAGACAGTAGCAGAGCTATGTATTAGACTAGTGAATGATCCATGCTTCTGCTGTGGTTGTAGGAAACAGaaggaggcggaggaggaggaaaaggaacggaggagggaggagaggatacgGAAACGAGAGCAGAAGCTGAGAGaccgggaggagaggagaaacctaAAGAAGGtgaagaggagacaggaggaggagcagaagaAGTTGCAGATGAAGATTGCGACGGAGGAGAGAAGGCTGTTGTTGGCTCAGAGGAACTTGGAGTCTATACGCCTTATCGCTGAACTACTGGGCAGggccaaggtacacacacacacttgatgcATGGTGTCATTTAATGCACCAGTACTTACACCTATACCAATGCACATTTAATACAGACACATGCCGATAGGACCTACATTACAATCTgtgtctttctcattctctcccctcCCTAGGCTCTGAAACAGCAACAgcaggagaaggagagagtggagagagaggagcgagagaaagaggagtTAGCCCGGCTGGAGCAGCTTGAGGCCTGCAGGCGGGAGCAGGAGGCGGAGTTGAGACGTGTGGAGTTAGAGAAAGGGCGTGCCTTGGATCTGCAgcgcagagagagggagctgaggGAGAGACTGGTTGGTAACCTGCTGAAGaaggctggaggagagggagaaaaccAGACCTCCACCCAGCCCTCAGCCCTGACCATGCACAAGGGAGACAGCTCCGACCTGAGTAAGATAGGCAGGGCCCTGGGTGTGAACGGGGTGAGaccgaggggagaggagagacccagAGCTATGGTACGATCACACGTCACTGAGAAACagataggagagagggaggagaggcgaggaggcatggaggagaggcgaggaggcatggaggagaggagaggtaatgAATGTAGAAGCAGAGAGGCGAGGGAGAAAcctagagaaagggagaggagtcGGTCCCATAGCCAGTGTAGGAGGAGGTACAGCCGGAGACGAAGAAGCTCCAGCAGAAAGAGGAGTGATAGtcgaaggaggaggagaagtcaTAGTTCTAAGAGGAGAAGCGAAAGCAGACGGAGAAGTCGCATTTCTAAGAGGAGAAGCGATAGCAGACGGAGGAGTGGTAGTCGTAGCCACAGGAGAGACAGTCACCATGGACGGGGCCGCAGCAGCAGGAGCACCAGCCATGATTGGAGCAGAAGCTCTAGTGAGAGGAGCCACAGCAGAGGCAGGAGGGGCCAAAGACATAGTCGACATAAAGACAGCAGGAGCAGATCTAGTAGCAGCAGCTCtaggagtagagagaagaggagggagaaggacaggagtacagagaggagtagagacaggGACTCCAGGAAGCGTAGTAGGAGTCGTTCTCATTCCAGACGACACTAAACGCAgccagaggagacagaagaggacCCTATGCCTGGGTCTAGTTTAAGTGATGCATGGTCAGGCATTCTAGTATGCTACTGTCTCTGGGCCATATCAGCTtcttacacacacacctctttctctcgctctctctctctccccccaatgCTCTTTGTTCATCTCTAGTTGGTTTATTTACTGAATTTAAAAAATGCTATACTGCTATTATGTTCTGTTTGACACATGTAGATTCCATATGTACTGTAGATTGATCACGCGGTTAGTATGTGTCTCCTGTGTAGAAAGACATAGAGGAAGGACACAGAAAAAATACTTGATCTTTCTGGGTCACAGTGAATGGCCTGGTTTGTGTTTCAGAAGAACAGCTTTAGTTGGATTCTGGGAATTGTAGTTAAGGATTAGTGCTTCAGCAGGATGCAGGGATCTGTAGTCCTATGGGAAAATGTCACAAGGTCTAGAACAGTAGATCGACAGCTGTAGTTTATGTCAAGCTTTTTACTCTAGGATAAAGTAGGGGGGGGTATTAAACAACTGACCGACGTtggttcaattacttgaattctATTTAGTTTGTGCCGTTTTTCTAGAGAGAAATCGAATCACTCACTAGAGAAATCGAAGCCAAAGACTTACAGGCTAAAGATGACCAGATGTCATGTTTCTGAGTTCTGCGTTTGACCACCAGACGAGACCGTAGTTTTAGTTCTAACCTGGTTAAATGATAATGTCACTATGGCTCCTCCTCcctcggaactagaagcacaagcatttcgctacactcgcaataacatctgctaacaaataaaatgttatttgataatGTCACTATAACATAAAGTGGTTCATAAACATAAAGTGTAtgatttaacctgtctaggactgcgGTTCCGCtatacaaatcaacagaaatctcataaatctaatttctcaaacatacaagtattaggcaccattttaaagataacattctcgttaatccagccacagtgtcagatttcaaaaatgctttacagcgaaagctccacaaacgattgttaggtcaccaccaactcacaggAAAAAcccagccttttttcccaccaaagagaggagtcgcaaaaagcacaaatagagatacaattaatcactaacctttgatgatcttcatcagatgacactcataggacttaatgttacacaatacatgtatattttgttcggtaaagttcatatttatatccaaaaatctcattttacattggcgtgttacgttcagtagttctaaaacatgcagtgatattgcagagagccacatgaattcacagaaatactcattataaatgttgatgaaaatgcaagtgttatgcatggaactttagataaacatctccttaatgcaaccgctgtgtcagatcttttaaaaactttacggaaaaagcataatctgagaacggcgctcagagcccaaaccagaaATTTCCGCCATGTTGCgtagtcaacattattcataaATAGCCTAAATATTCActtatctttgatgatcttcatcagaatgcactcccaggaatcgcagttccacaataaatgattgttttgttcgataatgtccatttatgtccatttatgtccaatagcttctttttttagggcgtttggtaaacaaatccaaaagcgcgatctggtccagtcggacgaaacgttcaaaaagttatattacaggtcgaagaaacttgtcaaacaaagtatagaatcaatctttagtatgtttttatcataaatgttctataatgttccaaccggagaattccattgtctgtagaaaagcaatggaacgagagctacctctcatgtgaacgcgcctGACCGAGAACGAGGCTGCTGGCAGaacccttagtcaaacagctcccatccggccccccttcacacgagaagcctgaaacaaagttcaaaagacggttgacatctagtggaagccttaggaagtgcaaaataacccatatcccactgtgtattcgataggggtgagttcaaaaactacaaacctcagatttccaacttcctgtttggattttttctcaggtttctgcctgccatatgagttctgttatactcacagacatcattcaaacagttttagaaacttcagagtgttttctatccaatactaataataatatgcatatattagcatctgggactgagtaggaggcaattcactctgggcacgctattcatccaaaagtaaaaatgctgccccctatcccaaacaagttaaaGTTCAGTGTCAGCCGTGTTCTGGTGACTCAGTGTTTAACAGCACCCACCCCAGACGGAAGCCTAGTTTCACCATGTTCATTATTTTAATCGTGTCCCTGCTAAAGTTCTGTGGATAAGAACATTTTAAGTTGCCTTATTGATGAAAGTATGTAAAACAGAGCagagtggtgtggtgtgagtGGGTAACGTTGTATATAGGTTATATAAAGGTCAGGGTGTCAGGAAGCTcatcagtctgtactgtatattCTCATGTTTCTCTGCTCTGATGGGCGGCAGCATGTCTTCAACACACTTGTCATTTTATTTGTTGTAATAAAGAAAGTACAAAAAAGTTGTGATTTATTTCAGATGTATATTCTGACTGAATGTGTGGATAGCCTACTAACCTAATACCTACTAGGGATGGACATCAATGCTCAATCTTTAACCAGAGatttaaacaaatatatattctACATTGTTTAAACTATTTGGTGGAATGTGCTTTGTGGCTGCCCGAACGGGCAACTTACATTTTGTCTTGGAGACGATGTTAATTTGCTTTGACTCTAGTGTTGTATTTGTGCATTTGTGGGGCAAAACAAAAATGAACAAAGCCAAGCATCACACAGTTCTTCTCCCTAAATTCCCTTTCCCCTCGGTCTTATTCAATCAGTTGTATTCCGTCAGCTCCCTACACACAAGCTCCCTGTTAGGCCTACAGAAATATATGCCTATAAAAAGTATCTGATTGGATACACAAGCTACATTCCTTGCCAAATGACGACGGCTTTATCACAAATTCTAAATGGACTGGGTGATTGAAGTAGGAAAATGTGTTCCAACAACAAGCTGCAGTTTTGGAATAATTGCAACCTGTCTATTTTCTGCTTCGGCTACTTTTCAAACTGCTAGTGCCATTTAGAATTGGTTTGCCAGGGatggtgtcacac encodes the following:
- the akap17a gene encoding A-kinase anchor protein 17A, which translates into the protein MMTTLVHDTTEAVCLCQEYNLFLKPIAKMTLSVALPQLKLPGKSISNWEVMERVKAMVAPEQFSALRISKSTMDFIRFEGEVENRGVVKILLAKLDGKSIKLSGFTDILKVRAVENKMDFPTRYDWDSFFRDAKDMNDTVPGERPDTIRLEGLPCRWFTLPDGPPDRPSEMALQTIFRGFGQVRHVDIPMLDPYREDTLDKNFNTFTFGGHLNFEAYVQYQEYDGFAKAMDTLRGMKLMYKGEDGKAVACNIKVTFDTSKHLSDVALKRRQQERLRILELERQREELKRKEKEEEERQKEEERKQKEAEEEEKERRREERIRKREQKLRDREERRNLKKVKRRQEEEQKKLQMKIATEERRLLLAQRNLESIRLIAELLGRAKALKQQQQEKERVEREEREKEELARLEQLEACRREQEAELRRVELEKGRALDLQRRERELRERLVGNLLKKAGGEGENQTSTQPSALTMHKGDSSDLSKIGRALGVNGVRPRGEERPRAMVRSHVTEKQIGEREERRGGMEERRGGMEERRGNECRSREAREKPRERERSRSHSQCRRRYSRRRRSSSRKRSDSRRRRRSHSSKRRSESRRRSRISKRRSDSRRRSGSRSHRRDSHHGRGRSSRSTSHDWSRSSSERSHSRGRRGQRHSRHKDSRSRSSSSSSRSREKRREKDRSTERSRDRDSRKRSRSRSHSRRH